The following nucleotide sequence is from Kiritimatiella glycovorans.
GCGTGTGGCGAGACCGAGAAAGGCAGCCGCCGCCGGAGGCGCGACTCCGGGCCAAGTGTGTCCTCCACCTTCAATCTCAATCAAAACCACCTCGGTCCCCTCACGTCCATTGCCCCAGTTTTTTTGGGTCACCCGCGTTCCGTCGTCCTTGGTGTCCGGCAGCTTGGTCACGGTTGGCTCATCGTCACAGCCATTCGACTGAATCCACAGCTGCAGCGAGCGATCCACGGATCGGAATTCCGTCACGCCCCTCCCTCCCCGACCGTTCTCGCCGAATCCGCCCTTGAACGGTGCGAACTTGTCCGCCGTGCCGTGAAAATGCATCACCGCCACCGGCCTTGACGGTGCGATCGTCTCCATCATCAGCGGTCCGCCCACCGGAGCGATTGCGGCGATCCGATCCGCCAGCTCGGCGGCGACCCGATAGGACATGATACCGCCGTTGGAAAGGCCGGTGGCGAAAACCGCCCCGGAATCCACGTTCGCGACCTCCTCCAGATTATCCAGCATCGTCCGGACAAAGCCGACGTCGTCAATCTCCCGATGCATCGCGTAGCCGCAGCATTCGCCCCCGTTGAAGGTGAGCATGCGGTCCTCATCCGGCCCCGATCCGAAGGGATACGCGACGAGAAACCCCGCTTCCTCCGATTTGTCGTCCAGCCGCGACACACGGACCATCGCATCCGGGTTTCCGCCCCCGCCGTGAAAAGCGATCACCACTGGCGTTTCCTTTTCCGGATCGTAGCTGGCCGGCACATGAAGCCGATAACGGCGCTGAACCTCTCCTACCGTCACCGTGCGGATGTGGTCGCCCGGGCTGAGCGATTCGTTGCCCGGTCGAGGGTCAGGTCCGGGGTTGGGCCCGGGACGCATTGACCGTGCGATGGCGGTGGCGAACTCCTCAAATGTGAGCGTGCCGTCATTGTCGCTGTCAGCGTTCTTGAGACGAGAACTCAGCCGTGGGGCGGCATTAAGTTCGGTCTGTGATAGCCGACTGTTCGCGTCTGTATCAAGCCGTTCGAAACCCTGACGAAGACGGGAGCCATCCTGTCCGGCGGCAACACCGGCAAGGCAGGTGAGTAAATACAGGTAACAGAGTGATCGAAAGAGTCTCATACGGGAGTTAAACGTTCGCGCTAACCTAAAGTTTCGAATTTTTCGATTTTCGAGTGAAATTAATAGTTCATGCGCCCGCCAGATATTTATGGCAGACGTGGAGGTGTATCACGTAGTGAGCGACGCG
It contains:
- a CDS encoding alpha/beta fold hydrolase, with translation MRLFRSLCYLYLLTCLAGVAAGQDGSRLRQGFERLDTDANSRLSQTELNAAPRLSSRLKNADSDNDGTLTFEEFATAIARSMRPGPNPGPDPRPGNESLSPGDHIRTVTVGEVQRRYRLHVPASYDPEKETPVVIAFHGGGGNPDAMVRVSRLDDKSEEAGFLVAYPFGSGPDEDRMLTFNGGECCGYAMHREIDDVGFVRTMLDNLEEVANVDSGAVFATGLSNGGIMSYRVAAELADRIAAIAPVGGPLMMETIAPSRPVAVMHFHGTADKFAPFKGGFGENGRGGRGVTEFRSVDRSLQLWIQSNGCDDEPTVTKLPDTKDDGTRVTQKNWGNGREGTEVVLIEIEGGGHTWPGVAPPAAAAFLGLATRDISANDLMWDFFLKHRRKLDGAAKEPIGGAKGAAMELLRTPDSHFADLPGYDFEPRYLSVDDPNLPPGNRRIRMHYAVSGPEDAPTLLMLHGNPSWSFLFRKIVPPINQAGYRTIMIDYVGHGRSDKPANESDSLASHSRRTKIVMAD